From Streptomyces sp. 6-11-2, one genomic window encodes:
- a CDS encoding Stp1/IreP family PP2C-type Ser/Thr phosphatase, which yields MSLSLRFAAGSHKGMIREGNEDSGYAGPRLLAIADGMGGQAAGEVASSEVISTIVALDDDIPGSDILTSLSTAVQRANDQLRAMVEEDPQLEGMGTTLTALLWTGQRLGLVHVGDSRAYLLRDGVLTQITQDHTWVQRLVDEGRITEEEASTHPQRALLMRALGSGEHVEPDLSIREVRAGDRYLICSDGLSGVVSHQTMEETLAGYQGPQETVQELIQFALRGGGPDNITVIVADVLDLDTGDTLAGQLSDTPVVVGAVAENQHHLHDNGIMQTPAGRASGLGRQVPGQGGGGGEFGPPGSGDTAGYAPAAGFGDYGDEDFVKPRKSRRWLKRSFYSVLTLAVLGGGLYGGYRWTQTQYFVGANEEHVALYRGISQDLAWLKLSKIHTDHPEIELKYLPPYQQQQVRATITEGGLKNAQKKVDELSVQASACKKEAQRRTAEDKSGAKTGQGQAGGTTGTSAATGTTRTAFTSKATPTPNPSTATTPSSPSTSATASTPSPGPTLSEEEQKVVSLCGKQ from the coding sequence ATGAGTCTGTCACTGCGCTTCGCCGCCGGATCGCACAAAGGCATGATCCGCGAGGGCAACGAGGACTCCGGTTACGCCGGTCCTCGCCTGCTCGCGATCGCCGACGGAATGGGCGGCCAGGCCGCCGGCGAGGTCGCCTCCTCCGAGGTGATCTCCACCATCGTCGCCCTCGACGACGACATCCCCGGCTCCGACATCCTCACCTCGCTCAGCACCGCCGTACAGCGCGCCAACGACCAGTTGCGCGCCATGGTCGAGGAGGACCCGCAGCTGGAGGGCATGGGCACCACGCTCACCGCCCTGCTGTGGACCGGCCAGCGTCTCGGCCTGGTGCACGTCGGCGACTCGCGCGCCTACCTGCTGCGCGACGGTGTGCTGACCCAGATCACCCAGGACCACACCTGGGTGCAGCGCCTCGTCGACGAGGGGCGCATCACCGAGGAAGAGGCCAGCACCCACCCTCAGCGCGCCCTGCTCATGCGCGCCCTCGGCAGCGGCGAACACGTCGAGCCCGACCTGTCCATCCGCGAGGTGCGTGCCGGCGATCGCTACCTGATCTGCTCCGACGGCCTCAGCGGCGTCGTCTCCCACCAGACGATGGAGGAGACCCTCGCCGGCTACCAGGGCCCGCAGGAGACCGTGCAGGAGCTGATCCAGTTCGCGCTGCGCGGCGGCGGCCCCGACAACATCACCGTCATCGTCGCCGACGTCCTGGACCTGGACACCGGCGACACCCTCGCCGGACAGCTGTCCGACACCCCGGTCGTGGTCGGCGCGGTCGCCGAGAACCAGCACCACCTGCACGACAACGGCATCATGCAGACCCCGGCCGGACGCGCCTCCGGCCTCGGCCGCCAGGTGCCCGGACAGGGCGGCGGTGGCGGCGAGTTCGGCCCGCCCGGATCCGGCGACACCGCCGGTTACGCCCCCGCGGCCGGCTTCGGCGACTACGGCGACGAGGACTTCGTCAAGCCCCGCAAGAGCCGCAGGTGGCTCAAGCGTTCCTTCTACAGCGTGCTCACGCTCGCCGTGCTCGGCGGCGGCCTCTACGGCGGCTACCGCTGGACGCAGACGCAGTACTTCGTCGGCGCCAACGAGGAGCACGTCGCGCTGTACCGGGGCATCAGCCAGGACCTGGCCTGGCTGAAGCTGTCGAAGATCCACACGGACCACCCCGAGATCGAACTCAAGTACCTGCCGCCCTATCAGCAGCAGCAGGTCAGGGCGACGATCACCGAGGGCGGTCTGAAGAACGCCCAGAAGAAGGTCGACGAGCTGTCCGTGCAGGCCTCCGCGTGCAAGAAGGAGGCCCAGCGCCGCACCGCCGAGGACAAGAGCGGCGCCAAGACGGGCCAGGGCCAGGCCGGCGGCACCACGGGCACCAGCGCCGCCACGGGAACCACTCGCACCGCCTTCACGTCCAAGGCGACACCGACGCCGAACCCGTCGACAGCCACGACCCCGTCCTCCCCGTCCACGTCCGCCACCGCGTCCACTCCCAGCCCCGGCCCCACTCTCTCGGAGGAAGAGCAGAAGGTCGTCTCGCTGTGCGGTAAGCAGTAG
- a CDS encoding FHA domain-containing protein: protein MSELTLTVMRLGFLAVLWLFVIVAVQVIRSDLFGTRVTQRGARRETARPQQAARQTAPPPQRGQQGGGRQRRNAPTKLVVTEGILTGTTVALQGQTITLGRAHDSTIVLDDDYASSRHARIYPDRDGQWIVEDLGSTNGTYLDRTRLTTPTPMPLGTPIRIGKTVIELRK, encoded by the coding sequence ATGTCAGAGCTGACCCTCACGGTCATGCGGCTGGGTTTCCTGGCCGTACTGTGGCTGTTCGTGATCGTGGCCGTGCAGGTCATCCGCAGCGACCTGTTCGGTACGCGCGTCACCCAGCGGGGGGCCCGCAGGGAGACAGCCCGGCCGCAGCAGGCCGCGCGCCAGACGGCGCCGCCGCCGCAGCGCGGTCAGCAGGGCGGTGGCCGCCAGCGGCGCAACGCCCCCACCAAACTCGTGGTGACCGAGGGCATCCTCACCGGCACCACCGTCGCGCTGCAGGGCCAGACCATCACCCTGGGCCGTGCGCACGACTCCACGATCGTGCTGGACGACGACTACGCCTCCAGCCGCCATGCCAGGATCTACCCGGACCGCGACGGCCAGTGGATCGTCGAGGACCTCGGATCCACCAACGGCACATACCTGGACCGGACCCGGCTGACGACCCCCACACCGATGCCGCTGGGCACGCCGATCCGCATCGGCAAGACCGTCATCGAGCTGCGGAAGTAG